From Hirundo rustica isolate bHirRus1 chromosome 1, bHirRus1.pri.v3, whole genome shotgun sequence, a single genomic window includes:
- the OTUD6B gene encoding deubiquitinase OTUD6B isoform X1 gives MEGSGDEEPGPEEPLQQLVKRQRKEKRELQAKIQGMKNAVPKNDKKRRKQLADEVAKLEAELEQKHKEELKQLKEASPEQNKTDSIADGVANIELEGVEQQIQHHRISKAQKRREKKAALEKEREERIAEAEIQNLTGARHLESQKLASLLAARHLEIKQIPSDGHCMYRAIEDQLKDHQNSWTVATLRNQTAKYMQSHSDDFLPFLTNPNTGDMYSREEFEKYCDDIANTAAWGGQLELRALSHILQTPIEVVQMDSPPIIVGEEYSGKPITLVYMRHAYGLGEHYNSVKVLTDTATENSS, from the exons ATGGAGGGCTCGGGGGACGAGGAGCCGGGGCCCGAGGAGCcgctgcagcagctggtgaaGCGGCAGCGCAAGGAGAAGCGGGAGCTCCAGG CAAAAATTCAAGGCATGAAAAATGCTGTTCCCAAGAATGATAAGAAGAGACGAAAACAGCTGGCAGATGAAGTTGCTAAACTAGAGGCAGAACTTGAACAGAAGCACAAGGAGGAATTAAAGCAGCTGAAGGAAGCTTCACCTGAACAGAATAAG acaGATTCTATAGCTGATGGGGTTGCAAATATAGAACTTGAAGGAGTAGAGCAGCAGATTCAGCATCATCGAATATCAAAAGCACAGAAGAGGCGG gagaaaaaagctgctttggagaaagaaagagaagaaagaatagCTGAAGCTGAGATACAAAATTTAACAGGTGCTAGACATCTTGAAAGTCAGAAACTTGCTTCACTATTGGCAGCAAGGCACTTGGAGATTAAACAAATCCCTTCAGATGGCCATTGCATGTACAGAGCTATTGAAGATCAGCTCAAGGATCACCAAAATTCCTGGACTGTTGCCACTCTGAGGAACCAAACAGCAAAGTATATGCAAAGTCACTCTGATGACTTCCTGCCTTTTCTTACAAACCCTAATACTGGAGATATGTATAGCAGAG aggaatttgaGAAATACTGTGACGACATAGCAAATACAGCTGCATGGGGTGGTCAGCTGGAA CTAAGGGCTTTGTCACACATTTTACAAACACCTATTGAAGTAGTGCAAATGGATTCTCCTCCCATTATTGTCGGTGAAGAATATTCAGGCAAACCAATAACACTTGT GTATATGAGGCATGCCTATGGATTAGGAGAACATTACAATTCTGTAAAAGTTCTAACAGACACTGctacagaaaacagcagctag
- the OTUD6B gene encoding deubiquitinase OTUD6B isoform X2, giving the protein MVTVLDSIADGVANIELEGVEQQIQHHRISKAQKRREKKAALEKEREERIAEAEIQNLTGARHLESQKLASLLAARHLEIKQIPSDGHCMYRAIEDQLKDHQNSWTVATLRNQTAKYMQSHSDDFLPFLTNPNTGDMYSREEFEKYCDDIANTAAWGGQLELRALSHILQTPIEVVQMDSPPIIVGEEYSGKPITLVYMRHAYGLGEHYNSVKVLTDTATENSS; this is encoded by the exons ATGGTTACTGTGTTAG ATTCTATAGCTGATGGGGTTGCAAATATAGAACTTGAAGGAGTAGAGCAGCAGATTCAGCATCATCGAATATCAAAAGCACAGAAGAGGCGG gagaaaaaagctgctttggagaaagaaagagaagaaagaatagCTGAAGCTGAGATACAAAATTTAACAGGTGCTAGACATCTTGAAAGTCAGAAACTTGCTTCACTATTGGCAGCAAGGCACTTGGAGATTAAACAAATCCCTTCAGATGGCCATTGCATGTACAGAGCTATTGAAGATCAGCTCAAGGATCACCAAAATTCCTGGACTGTTGCCACTCTGAGGAACCAAACAGCAAAGTATATGCAAAGTCACTCTGATGACTTCCTGCCTTTTCTTACAAACCCTAATACTGGAGATATGTATAGCAGAG aggaatttgaGAAATACTGTGACGACATAGCAAATACAGCTGCATGGGGTGGTCAGCTGGAA CTAAGGGCTTTGTCACACATTTTACAAACACCTATTGAAGTAGTGCAAATGGATTCTCCTCCCATTATTGTCGGTGAAGAATATTCAGGCAAACCAATAACACTTGT GTATATGAGGCATGCCTATGGATTAGGAGAACATTACAATTCTGTAAAAGTTCTAACAGACACTGctacagaaaacagcagctag